Part of the Tolypothrix sp. PCC 7910 genome, TCGTTCGCTGGTATTAGATCGCCTCGAGTCCATAATGTTGGTCATATTTGGTCTTGTGCATCAAGTTCATTACCTGGGGTTGCACTATGGCAAACCCATCAAAACTTTTGGGAAGAACGTATTAGCATTTTTGAAAAAGCACAGAATGCACGGATATCTATGAATGATGTATGGACTAGGTCAAGTCTGTTAAAACAGTTATCAACACTCAATTAGCGGATGTCCCTTATTGTTTATCTAAAAAATTATAGGCGACTTGTCCATGAAGATATCTATTATGATAACTACAAAAAATCGGCTTGAAGACTTGCAACGTACCTGTGAAGTCTTACAACAATTAAATCCTCCTCCTTTTGAAGTTTTAATTACAGCTGATGGTTGTAGCGATAACACGGTTAATCTGATTAAACATCATTACCCCCAATTCAAATTGATAGTTAATCAAACGGGACAAGGTTCAGTGGCCTCAAGAGCTAAAATGATGCAAATCGCTCAAGGTGATCTTGTACTGGCGCTAGATGATGATAGCTATCCTGAACAGTTAGATTGTATTTCTAGCTTGATTAATTTTTTTGAAAGCAGACCTAAGGTTGCTGTTGTTCATTTTCCTCAGCGAACAGATGAGTATCCAGAAACCTTAGGCCAAACTGAATTTGGCAAAGAATATTCTACACGTTCCTTTGCCAATTCTGGAGCTTGTTTGCGACGGGATATTTATCTGCAATTACCAGGTTTTGAAGGTGAGTTTTTTCATATGTACGAAGAGCCTGATTATGCTCTGCAATGTGTAGGTGCAGGCTATGAAGTCCTATTAACACCCATCATTACTATCCGTCATCATTACAGTACTAAAAGTCGAGCTTCATTTCGGGGACATCATCAACATGCACGTAATGAATTTTGGAGTACAGTTATGCGATGCCCTATGCCACAAGCACTGTTGATAGTCCTTTATCGTATCTTTTCCCAAGCTCGATTTATTACCCAGCGTCAAGGTCTGAATGGTTTGTTGCAAGAACCCGTGTGGTGGTGGCAGGCTATGCAAAAACTGCCATATTTTCTCAAAAAACGACAACCATTAACTTGGGAGCGTTATTCTGCATGGCTAAGCCTACCATAACGTATGGTAATACCTAAAATTATGACCAAAATCAGCATTTGTATTCCCACGTACAACGCCGAGAAATTTATCAGAACAACGATCGCATCTTGTTTGCAACAAACTCAAGCTCCTTGGGAAATTTTACTATCTGATGATGGTTCAGGCGATCGCACTCCTGCAATCCTCTCAGAATATGCCAGTTCCCCTAATGTAAAAATTATTTCCCCACCTCAACACCTAGGCATTGGTGAACATTACCGCTACCTCTCGATGTCTGCATCTGGGACTCACGCTGTTTTCCTTTCCTGTGATGATGCTCTACATCCAGACTTCGTGCAAGTTGCCACCCGTGAATTGCAAAAAACCCCTAACATCGCTATGTTAGCCTTTGGTGGCTATTCCTGTAATGCTAACCTCCAGCCCCTAAGTCGTTTTGGACTGAGTTACCCTACTCGTGTCTTAGAACCACCCAACGGTTTTATCCACTTTATTCCAAGTTGTACTTATATCCTATCTACCTGTGTGTGGAATTGTGAGTTTTTACAGCAACTTGACCCCTTACCAACAAAAGCAGGGTTGGTAACTGATTGGTATTGGTCTTTGGTGGCTGGTCTTCAGTGCCCTATTCGGCTATCACGTCAGGCTCTAGGATATTATCGCTATCATGATACAAATTCATCCCACTCTAATCCAGAACGCTGGAAAAATCATGCCATCGAAATGATAAATTATTTGGCTATGAATCATGAGTTAACTGAAAATTTACCAAGTCAAATTAAACACGAACTACAATCTATAACCATTAGCTTTTCTGAGCAAAAAAAAGTTGTCGCCAAATCGCCTTTAATGCTCAGGAAAGTCAAAGAAATGTTTAAGAGCCTAATGGTTAATAATTTTGTAAATCATCCAAATTTTTTACAAATTGATACTTTTCAGGATAGAAAATAAATGATATCAACCAACCAAAATATAATTAAGATGTTTTCCCCGGAACTCTATAAGTGGATACGGAATACTAAGAGAAAATTTTCGTTTAAGCTAAGTTTTAAAGAAAATCAATGGAAAGACTGTCTATCCCAATGCAAAACCAATGAAGAAGTTTTTAAACTTGCCCAAAAAATAATTCCAGCGGCTCAAATCCAAGAAGAAATTTTGGCGTTAATAACTTTTCTTAATAAAGAAAAACCATCATCATTTCTTGAAATTGGTCTATCTAGTGGAGGAACACATTTTTTAATTCGTTACCTCTGTCCTAGTATCCAAAAATCTATTGGAATCGATATAGACCTGCAAAATACACACATTATAGATACGTTAACGACCACTTATTATCATTATTATATTGAGGGACGTTCAGATAAAGATAAAACTATCAATACTGTGAAATCATGGTTAAAATATAATTCACTTGATGTACTTTTTATTGACGGTGATCATTCTTATGAAGGTGTTAAA contains:
- a CDS encoding glycosyltransferase family 2 protein, which codes for MITTKNRLEDLQRTCEVLQQLNPPPFEVLITADGCSDNTVNLIKHHYPQFKLIVNQTGQGSVASRAKMMQIAQGDLVLALDDDSYPEQLDCISSLINFFESRPKVAVVHFPQRTDEYPETLGQTEFGKEYSTRSFANSGACLRRDIYLQLPGFEGEFFHMYEEPDYALQCVGAGYEVLLTPIITIRHHYSTKSRASFRGHHQHARNEFWSTVMRCPMPQALLIVLYRIFSQARFITQRQGLNGLLQEPVWWWQAMQKLPYFLKKRQPLTWERYSAWLSLP
- a CDS encoding glycosyltransferase, with the protein product MTKISICIPTYNAEKFIRTTIASCLQQTQAPWEILLSDDGSGDRTPAILSEYASSPNVKIISPPQHLGIGEHYRYLSMSASGTHAVFLSCDDALHPDFVQVATRELQKTPNIAMLAFGGYSCNANLQPLSRFGLSYPTRVLEPPNGFIHFIPSCTYILSTCVWNCEFLQQLDPLPTKAGLVTDWYWSLVAGLQCPIRLSRQALGYYRYHDTNSSHSNPERWKNHAIEMINYLAMNHELTENLPSQIKHELQSITISFSEQKKVVAKSPLMLRKVKEMFKSLMVNNFVNHPNFLQIDTFQDRK
- a CDS encoding class I SAM-dependent methyltransferase, coding for MISTNQNIIKMFSPELYKWIRNTKRKFSFKLSFKENQWKDCLSQCKTNEEVFKLAQKIIPAAQIQEEILALITFLNKEKPSSFLEIGLSSGGTHFLIRYLCPSIQKSIGIDIDLQNTHIIDTLTTTYYHYYIEGRSDKDKTINTVKSWLKYNSLDVLFIDGDHSYEGVKNDFELYRHFVRDGGIIVFHDIVPDHQQKWGKNTDKYSGGVPLFFKEVSEKYTFHKFINEPNQDGFGIGLIIYRSEQ